The Clostridium botulinum BKT015925 genome includes the window TAGATATAGTTTAATATAAAAAATAACTAGATTATATTAGAAGCGTAGTTCCATTGCTAATATAATCTAGTTATTTTATTTTGACTTAAAATTTTCAGGATTGTTTACATAACTACGAACTATACTTCCGCAATTAATACAAATAACATGATGTATAGGAGTATTTTTAAATATTCTATTTTTACAGAGTAGGTTGGCTTGATAAGATTGATAGCCTTCACCAAATTCTGTTCCGCCACAATAGGGACATTTTGATATATTTACACTTTTCATAAATATCACCTCATATAATTTTTATATAATTAATCCATATATTTATTAACGAGTTTATGATATCTTTCCTTAGTTGAATTTTTTTACAAAAGTATACTAAAGATTAATAACATCATATCATAAAATTCTATAAAAACATAAGAATAACATTAAAAAAAGCTAAGAGCAAGGTTTGGCTATTGTCTTTGGCTAGTATTAATAGTTAAGCTTATATTATCATATGGCCCTGAAAGTTCTCTAAGTATTTTTAATATTGTTTATTTAGAAAATAGAAATATATTACATGTAAATTTTGCATCTAGTGTAGATAAAGATTTTATGGTGGAGGTTTTTCTACAATGTATTATAAAGGAAAAATAATTAATACACCTTGTACTGAGAAAGAACAGGTAGTTTCGCCCACTTTCATGGTGTTGTCGTAATAAGTTCTATAAACTAATATCTGACAAAATAAAACATTTATAGTAATATATTAAGGGTATAAACAAAAGAGGGGGAAGCACAATGTCAGATATAGTTTCACATGTAATACCAATAATATTGCTAATAGCTTTAGGATATTTTATAAAGTGTAAACAAATATTAGATGAAAGTATGCTAGAAGGTATGAAAAAGATAGTTTTAAACATATCTCTTCCAGCAATATTATTTATAACATTTATAAATATGGATATAAAAAAAGAACATTTTTTGATAATGTTTTTAACTTTAGCATTATTATGTGTCTTTTATTTTGTAGGAGAAGTGGTTAATAAAATTAAATTTTTAAGTCATCCACTAAATCCATTTATATCAACAGGATTTTGTTTTGGACTACTTGGAATACCTTTGTTTGGAACAGTATTTGGTACCGAAAATCTTGGGAAAATATCTATTTTTGGAGTTGGACATGAGATATTTATATGGTTTGTATATTATAATTTAGTAAAAATAAAGTTAACACATGAAAAATTATCATTTAAGGTGGTATTAGATTTTTTTACATCACCATTATTATTAAGCATAATTTTAGGAGTTTTATTTAATTTATTAGGATTTGGTGAGTGCTTTAAGGTAAATCCATTACTAAAAGGAATTTTCACAACAATTCAGTACATATCTAATTTAGGAACACCACTAATACTTATAATAATTGGATACGATTTAAAATTTAATAAAAAGTATATGAAACAAAGTATAATATTTGTAATTACTAGAATGATTATTATATTAGCTATAGGATATGGATTTAAGTTTTTAGTATTAGATAAAATTATTGCTTCAGATACAATGTTTAATTATGCATATTTCACATTTTTGATTTTGCCTATTCCATTCTCACTACCGATATTTGTATCAGAGTATGGTACAAACGAAGACAAGGAACTTATTAATAATGCAGTAGTATTGTCTACAGCGGTATGCATTATTGTATTTATAGCGTTTGTAATGACAATATAATAGATTTACAAAAAATAAATTTCTTTGATTTAAGGATTTATTTAATAAAATATGTGTAGTTACCAGTTATGATTTTAACTTTTATACTATCTAAAAATAGAATCTATAGGATTAAAAATAATTGGGATTTAGATCTGCCCATAAGAAATCTGAGAGCCTTTATATTTTTATCAAATAAAAATAACCTATCTAAATATGTAAATTTCACATAATTATATTATTATTCATATTATGTAATAGTATTAATTTATGTTAAACTAAAGAATTTAGAGGTGTAAACTTATGAATTTTGTAGAAATAGTAAATGATGTTTCAAGCTCAATAAGATTTGAAGTAGATTATTTGATTAAAGGAGAAGTTATTGAAGAAGTTACTCCTTATTTTCCTCAAAATATGATTAAAAGAATCGAAATACCATATGATGCTAAGTCTATAAATGTTATGGTGTGGGTACTTCTACCAAATGGACACGATAAAGAGTTTTTTAAAGATGCGTTTGGCAAATCAGAACAAAGATGCTATATAGCTCAAGGAACTGCAACAAAAGCTACTTGTAAAAAAGTAAAATGTTCATCTTTGCCAAGTGTAGATGATGTCTATGCAACCAATAAAAGTGATTCCTCAATCTATCTTGAAAGTATTTATATTATAGATGGTGTAGGATACAAAGACACAACATCAGCTATAAAAGTTGGAAGAGGTGGTACGCTGGTAGTTCCACGTAATGCAGGAAAAGTACAGCTTAAAATATATATGTTGGATAAGCGTTCGACAGGTGAAAGTTGGAGTGTAATTTATAAGAAATCTTATTCGCATCCATTTAAGGTATGTTTAGATGTAAGTGGAACATTAAAAAAACCAGTTGTTAAACAAGTATCTTGTAGTCAAGGAGATAATAATGGACCTAATCCACCAGAAGATTCTCAATGTAAATGTTGTTGCTGCTGTTGTTGTAAATGTTGTAAATGCTGTAATATAACATGTAATCCAAATCAAACTATGAACAATTAAAAATGTGATGATTTTCATAATCATAAGTAGGATAATAATTTATATAAAATAATTATTTAAGGAATTAGAGAACTTAGGTTTATTTAAGTTATAGAATAAAAAGTGTTGATAATTAATTATCAACACTTTTTATTCTCAGATTGTTCAAAAAGCCTCCATGTAATTGGAGGCTTTTACTTTCGTCAAATATCTTTTATGCGATAGCATTTAAAAAGTTGCTAGTTTTGTGTAATGATTTGGTATAAATTTCAATTAAATCATACGAAAAATAGTGCGATAGCACCATGGCTATCTTTTTCATATTCTGAACTGCTGCTGTAAGTAAGCATTGCTCGGAAACATTTTTAATTCCTCGCATGCGACAATAGCGCAGCCCATGTAATTCTTTTGAATCAGCAAAGCTACGCTCTAATTTTTTCTTTACGTTTTTTATAAATACTTTTACCTTTTCAGTTTTAGTAAATGCAAAAATTTGATCCTTATAATCTTCCCAAACATGACGACGTATAGTTCTGTTAATTGATTTATCAGATGTTAAACAATTATTTTTATATTTGCATGAAGCACATTCATCCGCATTACTAACATATTCTTTATATCCGCTTCTTGTAGTGGTTTTGTATTTTAAAAAGAAGTTATTCATACATACATATCCATCTAATTCTTTAATATATTGAAATCTATATTTAGTATACTTTTCTTTAACATGAGGTCCTAAACGGAAACCAAAAACACCTTGATAATTTTTTTCTGAAACTTGCTTACAAATAGGATTTGTAGAATAACCAGCATCAGCTACTAAATACTTTGTATTAAAATTAAACTTTTTTATTTGCGTCTCTATTCTTTTAACATAAGGATCTACATCATTAATATTACCTGGAGTTACATGAACATCAGTTATAATATTATATTTTCCGTCAACAGTTCTATGATCTAAATAAAAAAAACCTTTTGGTTTTCCGTCCCTAACCATATATCCACTGTCTGGATCAGTTGTACTTACTTTTATTTCTTTGGTTTCAGATGTTTTTAGGTCTTTTTTTAGAGGCTTTTTATTATGATTAATTCTATCTTTATTAATATCTTTTTCTAATTCATCAAAGTATTCCTTTGTAGATTTAGTTATTTCTTTTTTTATAAGTTTATGTTTATTAGCGTTAGCTTTTAGATGGGTAGAATCAGTGTATAAAATTTTGCCATCGACTAAATTTCTATTAATCGCTTGAAATACAATGTTATCAAATATTTCTTGATGTATATTTGTATCATTGAATCTCTTTGTTCTATTTTGACTTATGGTAGAATGGCTTGGTATTTTATCAGTAAGTCCATATCCTAAGAACCACCTATAAGCTACATTTACTTGTATTTCCTTTACGAGCTGACGCTCAGAGCGTATACCGAATAGGTATCCAATAAAAAGCATTTTAAATAACACAACTGGATCTACTGATGGTCTACCATTGTCAGGACAATATAAATCTTTAGTTAAATCTCGTATAAACGAAAAGTCTATGAATTTATCTATTTTTCTAAGTATATGATTTTCTGGTACTAAGTTTTCTATATAAACCAGTTCTAATTGATTTTGTTTTCTCTCATTATTAGTAAGCATTTTGCCTCCGTAGGAGCCCTAACGGGCTAAATAATTTATTGGTCTAAATATATATTCTACAGAAGTAGGAGATATCCTTTTTGTAATAAATGTAAAAAGGCTGTTGACAAATTATGTTTATCAACAGCCTTAGAATAAAAAGTGTTGATAATTAATTATCAACACTTTTTATTCTAAGGTATATATGTATTACATAATAAAAATATATTTAAAACTTTTATAAAAAAGATTATTACAATTTTGTAATAATCTTATTTATTTATTTGTAATAATAATCCTTTATAATTTAATTTGTAAGATGAATTCAGGAGGGGGATTTAAAATGGAACTTGTTAGAGTAGAAAATCTTTGCAAAAGTTATGGAAAGGGAGAAGCAAAGGTAGAGGCTTTAAAAGATATAAATATGACAATAAAAAAAGGTGAATTTGTTGCAATTGTAGGACCTTCAGGTTCAAGAAAAAGTACATTACTACATCTTTTAGGGGGAGTGGATATTCCAACTTCGGGTAAAGTTATATTAGATGGAGTTGATATATATTCATTAAAAGAAAGAGAATTATCAATATTAAGAAGAAGAAAGATAGGATTTATATTTCAATTTTATAATTTGCTACCTGTTCTTACTGCTAAAGAAAATATTGAAATGCCGGTGTTACTGGATGGGAAAAAAGTAGATGAAAGTTATATGGAGGAATTACTTAATATACTAGGAATGAAGGAAAGACAAAATCATCTTCCATCAGAGTTATCAGGAGGACAGCAGCAAAGGGTGTCAATTGGACGTGCACTTGCAAATAAACCTTCAATAATATTTGCAGATGAACCAACAGGAAATTTGGATTCTAAAAATTCCAAGGAAATAATTGAACTATTAAGATATTCGGTTAAAAAATATAATCAAACTTTAGTACTTATAACTCATGATTTAAACATAGCAAGTATAGCAGATAGAGTAATTACAATTGAAGATGGAGATATAAAAAGTGATGAGGTGATTAGAAATGAATAGTTATAGTGACCTTACATGGAGACATTTAAAACAAAATAAAAAGAGAACAATACTAACAATAATAGGAATAGTTCTTGCAATATCGTTATTTTCAGGAATAGCAACATTTATGTTTAGTATGCAACAGGGACTTATAGATAAAAAAAGAAAAGAAAATGGAAATTGGGAATTTGAGTATTGTAATTTAAATGTAGATAAAGTAAATAAAATAAAGAATAATTTTGAAGTGAAAGATTGTAGTATAGATACAAAAATGGAAGAGTTGGTATTAAAAGATAAAAAAGATAAATTAATAACACTTAAGAAATGTGACTATAATTCTTTGAACATAGTATTTAAAGTAGAGAATCTGGAGGGCAGATTACCTAAAAATTCATCAGAAATAATTGTGGGGAAAAACATTAAAAGATTATTAAAGAAGAATATTGGTGATGTTATAACTATAGGCAAGAAAGGTGAAGTTAAAGATTATAAAATAGTTGGATTTGATAAAGATTTAGTTGCAGGAAAATATATACTTGCAAAAACATATCTTGATTCTTCTAAATTAAAAAAAGGAGAGTTATATGATGTAAGTGTAAATCTTAAAGAGAAAAAGAATAAAAAAGAAATAGCAAAAAAAATAGGGAATATACTAGGAGCT containing:
- a CDS encoding AEC family transporter; its protein translation is MSDIVSHVIPIILLIALGYFIKCKQILDESMLEGMKKIVLNISLPAILFITFINMDIKKEHFLIMFLTLALLCVFYFVGEVVNKIKFLSHPLNPFISTGFCFGLLGIPLFGTVFGTENLGKISIFGVGHEIFIWFVYYNLVKIKLTHEKLSFKVVLDFFTSPLLLSIILGVLFNLLGFGECFKVNPLLKGIFTTIQYISNLGTPLILIIIGYDLKFNKKYMKQSIIFVITRMIIILAIGYGFKFLVLDKIIASDTMFNYAYFTFLILPIPFSLPIFVSEYGTNEDKELINNAVVLSTAVCIIVFIAFVMTI
- a CDS encoding ABC transporter ATP-binding protein, producing the protein MELVRVENLCKSYGKGEAKVEALKDINMTIKKGEFVAIVGPSGSRKSTLLHLLGGVDIPTSGKVILDGVDIYSLKERELSILRRRKIGFIFQFYNLLPVLTAKENIEMPVLLDGKKVDESYMEELLNILGMKERQNHLPSELSGGQQQRVSIGRALANKPSIIFADEPTGNLDSKNSKEIIELLRYSVKKYNQTLVLITHDLNIASIADRVITIEDGDIKSDEVIRNE
- a CDS encoding IS1182-like element ISCbo5 family transposase, whose amino-acid sequence is MLTNNERKQNQLELVYIENLVPENHILRKIDKFIDFSFIRDLTKDLYCPDNGRPSVDPVVLFKMLFIGYLFGIRSERQLVKEIQVNVAYRWFLGYGLTDKIPSHSTISQNRTKRFNDTNIHQEIFDNIVFQAINRNLVDGKILYTDSTHLKANANKHKLIKKEITKSTKEYFDELEKDINKDRINHNKKPLKKDLKTSETKEIKVSTTDPDSGYMVRDGKPKGFFYLDHRTVDGKYNIITDVHVTPGNINDVDPYVKRIETQIKKFNFNTKYLVADAGYSTNPICKQVSEKNYQGVFGFRLGPHVKEKYTKYRFQYIKELDGYVCMNNFFLKYKTTTRSGYKEYVSNADECASCKYKNNCLTSDKSINRTIRRHVWEDYKDQIFAFTKTEKVKVFIKNVKKKLERSFADSKELHGLRYCRMRGIKNVSEQCLLTAAVQNMKKIAMVLSHYFSYDLIEIYTKSLHKTSNFLNAIA